Proteins encoded by one window of Channa argus isolate prfri chromosome 13, Channa argus male v1.0, whole genome shotgun sequence:
- the LOC137139098 gene encoding F-box only protein 6-like isoform X1, with amino-acid sequence MKRKAMGTTQSSSSKRETSSGSAALTLFSIPVEILEEVFLNLPPNQVVHVCRLVCRQWKEVADSEALWRERCRREGYHLRVPSRIPRDWRLFYFLCKKRRNLIQNPRAEQEFNGWEIIANGGDKWVVEGIFEPHPNEKVRKNFVTSYHLCKKSQLIDLEKEGYNPSFMDQFQPDIKISDWYAPRYDCSCEYEICVELLNQAKRKIQTFAPETVYIEQWNNKQWRQMTHVFQKYGKGARYIRFTHGGKDSKFWAGWYGIRLTESCVEICPEVDT; translated from the exons ATGAAGAGAAAAGCTATGGGTACAACTCAGAGTTCTTCGTCAAAACGGGAGACGTCTTCCGGTTCAGCCGCGTTGACT TTATTCAGTATTCCTGTGGAGATCCTGGAGGAAGTCTTCCTGAACCTTCCTCCCAATCAGGTGGTGCATGTTTGTCGGTTGGTTTGCCGTCAGTGGAAAGAAGTGGCTGACAGTGAAGCTTTGTGGAGGGAAAGGTGCAGAAGAGAAGGATATCACCTCCGTGTGCCTTCCAGAATACCCAGAGACTGGAGGCTGTTTTACTTCTTGTgcaagaagagaagaaatctTATCCAGAATCCAAGAGCAGAAC AAGAATTCAACGGTTGGGAGATAATAGCTAATGGTGGTGATAAATGGGTAGTAGAAGGCATTTTTGAACCACATCCAAACGAGAAAGTCCGGAAAAACTTTGTGACCTCTTATCA cctGTGCAAGAAATCCCAGTTGATTGATCTGGAGAAGGAGGGTTACAACCCATCATTTATGGATCAATTCCAACCAGACATCAAAATATCTGATTG GTATGCTCCACGATATGACTGTAGCTGTGAATATGAGATCTGTGTAGAGTTGCTGAATCAAGCAAAGAGGAAAATCCAGACTTTTGCTCCGGAAACTGTTTACATTGAGCAGTGGAACAATAAGCAGTGGAGGCAG atGACCCATGTTTTCCAGAAGTATGGAAAAGGGGCACGATACATTCGATTTACCCATGGAGGCAAAGACTCAAAGTTCTGGGCAGGATGGTATGGAATTCGCCTCACTGAGAGCTGTGTTGAGATCTGTCCAGAAGTGGATACATAG
- the LOC137139098 gene encoding F-box only protein 6-like isoform X2, producing the protein MLFSIPVEILEEVFLNLPPNQVVHVCRLVCRQWKEVADSEALWRERCRREGYHLRVPSRIPRDWRLFYFLCKKRRNLIQNPRAEQEFNGWEIIANGGDKWVVEGIFEPHPNEKVRKNFVTSYHLCKKSQLIDLEKEGYNPSFMDQFQPDIKISDWYAPRYDCSCEYEICVELLNQAKRKIQTFAPETVYIEQWNNKQWRQMTHVFQKYGKGARYIRFTHGGKDSKFWAGWYGIRLTESCVEICPEVDT; encoded by the exons ATG TTATTCAGTATTCCTGTGGAGATCCTGGAGGAAGTCTTCCTGAACCTTCCTCCCAATCAGGTGGTGCATGTTTGTCGGTTGGTTTGCCGTCAGTGGAAAGAAGTGGCTGACAGTGAAGCTTTGTGGAGGGAAAGGTGCAGAAGAGAAGGATATCACCTCCGTGTGCCTTCCAGAATACCCAGAGACTGGAGGCTGTTTTACTTCTTGTgcaagaagagaagaaatctTATCCAGAATCCAAGAGCAGAAC AAGAATTCAACGGTTGGGAGATAATAGCTAATGGTGGTGATAAATGGGTAGTAGAAGGCATTTTTGAACCACATCCAAACGAGAAAGTCCGGAAAAACTTTGTGACCTCTTATCA cctGTGCAAGAAATCCCAGTTGATTGATCTGGAGAAGGAGGGTTACAACCCATCATTTATGGATCAATTCCAACCAGACATCAAAATATCTGATTG GTATGCTCCACGATATGACTGTAGCTGTGAATATGAGATCTGTGTAGAGTTGCTGAATCAAGCAAAGAGGAAAATCCAGACTTTTGCTCCGGAAACTGTTTACATTGAGCAGTGGAACAATAAGCAGTGGAGGCAG atGACCCATGTTTTCCAGAAGTATGGAAAAGGGGCACGATACATTCGATTTACCCATGGAGGCAAAGACTCAAAGTTCTGGGCAGGATGGTATGGAATTCGCCTCACTGAGAGCTGTGTTGAGATCTGTCCAGAAGTGGATACATAG